A stretch of DNA from Acidovorax carolinensis:
CACCGGTCTATTACGCACCGCCCCGGCCCGTGTACTACGCTCCTCCGGTCATGGTAGGTGCACCTGTGTATGGTGGTTATTACCGTGGCGGTGGGCACCGCCACTGGCGCGGCAATGAAGGTTGGCGTGGCGATGAAGGTTGGCGTGGCGATGAAGGTTGGCGCGGAGAGCGCGGCCGGCATGGTCATCGTGATTGACCGTTAAGGCGCGGCGAAAGCCGTTCGCTTGTCACGACGGCGTATGCAAAGCAGCCTTTGGAGGCTGCTTTGTGCTGTCCGGGGCCGCATAATCCGGCGTTCTGACCTGTCGGCGGCCTTCGCTTTCGGCAGGTGCCATGCTGGAGCGCACCCTTGAAAACTGTTTACGTCCTCAACGGCCCCAACCTGAACCTGCTGGGCACACGCGAGCCCGCCGTGTATGGCGTCCATACGCTGGCCGATGTGGAGCAGATGTGTATCGAAGCGTGTGCCCGCCACGGTTTTGCGCTGCGCTTTCACCAAAGCAACCATGAGGGCGCGCTAGTGGACTGGATTCACGAGGCCGGCCGCCTGCAAGCCGCGGGCGAACTGGCGGGCGTGGTGCTCAATGCGGGCGCCTACACCCACACCAGCGTGGCGCTGCTTGATGCCATCAAGGGCACGGGCGTTGCGCTGATCGAGCTGCACATCAGCAACGTGCACGCGCGCGAGAGCTTTCGCCACCACTCCTATATTTCCGCCGCCGCCAAGGCGGTGATGTGCGGCTTTGGCGTGAAGGGCTATGGCCTGGCCATTGACGGCCTGGCCGGGCTGTAAGGGCCTGATTTTCTCGTTGAGTCCCTTTACGCCTTTGCAATGAACGATTTGGTAATTTCTCCCGAGGTGCAGCGGCTGGCTGCGCAAGCCGTGCGCCACACCACGCCCTGCGGGGCGGGCGACATCGTCTGGCATGTGTGGGGCCAGGCCCGGCCGGGCGTGCGCCCGCTGGTGCTGCTGCACGGCGGCAGCGGCAGCTGGACGCATTGGGTGCGCAATCTCGATGCGTTGCTGGCCGCCGGCCACCAGCTGTGGGTGCCCGATTTGCCCGGTTTCGGTGATTCGGCCGCGCCGCTGGCGGGTGGCGATGCCGATGCGTTGGTGGCCCCGCTGCGCGAGGGGTTGCAACTGCTGCTGGGCAACGCGCCCTGTGACCTGGTGGGGTTCTCCTTTGGCGGCATGACGGCGGGCCTGTTGCTGGCGGCCCACCCCGAGCTGGCCGAGCGGCTGGTGCTGGTGGGGGCGCCAGCCATGGGCGTGGTGCCCAACCGGCAGTTTGAGCTGAAAGCCTGGCGCCACCTGACCGATCCGGAAGAGCAACTCGCCATTCACCGCTACAACCTGGGGGTGTTGATGCTGCACGACAAGCGCCTCATTGACGGCTTGGCCCTGCAGACGCATGTGGCCAATGTAGTGCGCGACCGCATGCCGCGCCGCCGCCTGGCGCACACCGACATCCTGGCGCGCTCGTTGCCGCAGGTGGCCTGCCCGGTGCACGCCATTTATGGCGAGCACGACGCGCTGTACAAAAGCTGGATCCACCAGCTCGAAGCGGCCTTTGCCGCAGCTGCCCCCGATTTTCGGGGGATGCACCTGGTGCCCAACGCCGGCCACTGGGTGCAGTTTGAGCAGCCCGAGGCGTTTGATGCGGCGCTGCTGGCGGCGCTGGCCTGAGCACCATGGCGCGGGGTGCTGCATGACCGCCGCGCTGCTGCAGGTGGTTGAAGCCGAGGTGGAGTTCACCGCCATGCGCGCCCAGGGCGCCGGTGGCCAGAACGTCAACAAGGTATCCAGCGCGGTGCACCTGCGATTTGATGTGGGCGCCTCGTCGCTGCCCGAGGATGTCAAAGAGCGCCTGCTGTGCCTGCGCGACACCCGCATCACGCAAGACGGCGTGGTGGTCATCAAGGCCCAGCAATACCGCAGCCAGGAGCAAAACCGGGCCGACGCGCTGGCGCGGTTGAACGCGTTGGTGCAATCGGTGGCGCAGCCGCCCCGCACGCGCCGCGCCACCAAGCCCACCTACGGCTCCAGACAGCGGCGCCTGGAAACCAAAACCCAGCGCGGCGAAACCAAGGCATTGCGCGGCAAGGTGCGTGAGTGAGCGATTGGGCTGTGCTATTGGGCAAGTTTTTGGAACGATATGTCTGGCGGCAGAGGGATTGAAACAATGACTGATAGCTCCTACATTCTGCGTATTCACTGAAAGCCTTCCATGTCCACTTCTGCCCCCGCCGCCAGCCACGTTGCCAGCCCGGCCCTGGTTCCGACTCTTTTTGTCTCGCATGGTGCGCCCCTGTTTGCGCTGGAGCCGGGTGAAACCGGCCCCGCGCTCACCCGCTGGGGCCAGGGCTTGCGCGCGCAGTTTCCGGACTTGCGCGGCGTGGTCGTCATGTCGCCGCACTGGATGTCCCGCACCCCCCAGGTCATGACGGGCGCGCAGCCTGCCACCTGGCACGACTTTGGCGGTTTTCCGCCGGCGCTGTATCAGCTGCAATACCCCGCCCCCGGCGAGCCCGCGCTGGCGCAGGAGGTGCTGAGCCTGCTGCAGGCGGCCGGTGTGCCCGCCCAGGGCGATGCGCAGCGCCCGTTTGACCATGGCGCCTGGGTGGCGCTGATGCACCTGTTCCCCCAGGCCGACCTGCCCGTGGTGCAGGTGGCGTTGCCCGTGGGCGCTGGCCCCGCCGAGGTCTATGCCATGGGCGCTGCATTGCGCGGTCTGCGCAGCCAGGGCGTGCTGGTGCTGGGCTCGGGCAGCATGACGCACAACCTGGCCGAGTTTTTTGGCGGCGCGCGCGAACCCGCGCCCTATGTGATCGAGTTCAGCCGCTGGATCGAATCGGCCCTTGCGCGCGGCGACCTGAAGGCGCTGCTCAACTACCGCAGCCTGGCGCCCCACGCCGAGCGCGCCCACCCCACGGAAGACCATTTCCTGCCGCTGTTCTTTGCGCTGGGCGCAGCCGGCGACGATTTGCACGTCAACTACCTGAGCCGCGAGGTGATGTACAGCATGCTCGCTATGGATGCGTTTGCACTGCAGCCAGCGGCATGACCGCGCCGACTCGCCCCATTTACCAATCAAAACCGCCTCTGGCGCTTTCCCATGCTTGATCTACCGCTCACTTTTTTGCAACGTCCTGCCGCTGCGGGCACTCCCCGGCCATGGCTGCTGGTGCTGATGCATGGCGTGGGCAGCAACGAGCAGGATCTGTTTGGCCTGTCCGCGCAGATTCCTGACCGCTTTCATGTGCTGAGCCTGCGCGCGCCCAACCGCATGGGGCCGGGCTCGCACGCGTGGTTTGATTTTTCAGTGGAACCCGGTGGCGCCCGCAGCATCAACGAGGCGCAAGAGGCCGCCAGCCGCGCGCTGGTGGCGCAGACCGTGGAGGCGGCGTCGGCCCAGCTGGGCATTCCGCCCGAGCGCGTGGTGGTGGGGGGCTTCAGCCAGGGCGGCATCATGGCCCTGTCGCTGCTGCTGACGCGGCCCGATTTGCTGCATGCCGCCATGGTCTGGCACAGCCGCCTGCTGGCGCAGGTGGTGCCGCTGCAGGCACCGTCTGATGCCTTGCGCGGCAAGAAACTGTGGCTGAGCCACGGCACGCACGACAACGTGATTCCGCTGGCCAACGCCCAGGCCATTGCGCACCACATGGCCCCGTTGCCCGTGTCGGTGAGCTACCACGAGTTTCCGGGCGCGCACGAGATTCGTCCGTCCGAGCTGGCCGCCACGGTGGCGTGGCTGGAGTCACTCTCGACCACCCCTGCGCCGTATTGAGGTGTGTCGGTTTGCTACTTGATTTGTAGCTGCTTGCGCTTTAGGGTAAAGGGCCAGAGCCGTATTTTGCTCTGATCGCGCAGCGGTCCGGGATCAGTCCGGCTGGGGCAGCCCGGGCAGAAAGAACCCATCCAGCACCGGCATCAGCGCCGGAAACTCCTGCGCAAACCGCGTCCGGTTCACAAAATACGCCTCGCAAGCCACCGCGAAAAACTCGGCGGGTGCCGTGGCGCCATAGGCATCGAGCCAGGGTTGCGCGGCGCCAAAGCGCTCGGCCATGATCACGCGCTCGCGAAAATCGGCATAGGCCGGCTCCCACGCGGCCCACCATGCTTCGTGGGCGGCGCGGGCCGTGCGGGTGCCCATGAAGCCCGCAGGCAGGGGCGGACAGCCGTTGGGGGCGCCGCTGCGCATGTCGAGCTTGTGCACGAACTCGTGCACCACCACGTTGGTGCCGCGCTCGGTGTTGTGGCTGGTGTTGGCCACATGCTGCCAGCTGAGCATGATGGGGCCGCGCTCCATGGCCTCGCCCAGCAGCACCTCGGTGTGTTCGTGCACCACGCCAGCCTCGTCCACCGTCTGGCGGCGCGCCACAGCCTCGCTGGGGTGCACCACGATGCCCACAAAATCGTCATACCAGCCCAGGGCTGCGGCCGCGTCGCCCCAGTGCAGCAGCGGCAGACAGGCCTGCGCGGCGATGTCGATGGCCATGGCATCGGTCACCACGAGGCCATGGGCGCCGTGGAACTGCTTGTGGTGCAAGAACAGGGCGCTGAGCGCGCGCAGCTTGGCCTGGTCGTGCAGCGACAGGGCTGCGAGAAACGGGTAGCGCTGCAGTGTCTCCAGCCACAGCGTGGCCGAGATGTCAGGCACGGGCGCCACGGTGGCGCGAACGCGGCTCCAGAGCCGGTTGAGAAGGGGGGGCATGGCGATCAGGCAGCAGGAGGTCGGGCTCCGCGCAGTTCAGGATCGCCCGTACATGGGGGCCCAATTCACGCGTTCCAGGCCCGCAGCGGTCAGGCGCAGCACCTCGGTGCGCGGCGGGTGGGCGGTGGCGTCCCAGTCGCTGAGCACCACCCGCTGCAGGCCAGGGGCCAGGGCGTGGGTCGCGGGCTTGTGGGTATGGCCGTGGATCAGGGTGTGCGCGTTGGCGGCCGTAAGCCAGGCGATGGCTGCGGGGCCATCCACATCGGCGTAGATGGCGCCCGACTGTTTGCGCGCTTCGCTCTCCTGGCGAATACCGCGTGCCTGCGACCGGCGCACGGCCAGGGGCTGCGCCAGAAAGCGACCTTGCCACTCGGCACTGCGCGCCTGCACGCGAAAGCGCTGGTAGTCCACATCGTCAAGGCAGAGCAGGTCGCCATGGCTGAGGACAAAGCGCTGTCCACCAAAGACCAGCACCGTCGGGTCCGCCAGGCCGGTGATGCCGCAGTGCGCGAGGAAGGCCGGGCCCGCCAGAAAGTCGCGGTTGCCGTGCATGAAATACACGGGCAGGCGCTGCGCTGCAGCCTGCAGGGCAGCGCAGCCCTGGGCTTCGAAACTGGCGGGCTCCTGAATGGCGTCGTCGCCCACCCACACCTCGAACAGGTCGCCCAGGATGAAAAGGGCGTCGGCCGGGGTGGTCTGCAGATAGTGCTGCCAGGCGGCCACGGTGGCGGGCTCGCTGGCCTGCAGGTGCAGGTCGGAAATGAAATCGACCGTGCGCCAGTGCGAAGGAGCGGCAAGCTCCTCGAACCGGGGCACGGTCGTGGTCACGGAGATCGTTTTCAGATCAGAGTGCCACTGCCTTTTCGATGATCACATCTTCCTTGGGCACGTCGTCATGGAAACCGCTGCGGCCGGTCTTGACGGCCTTGATCTTGTCCACCACGTCGGTGCCGGACACGACCTTGCCGAACACGGCGTAGCCCCAGCCTTGGGCCGACGGCGCTGTGTGGTTCAGGAAGCCGTTGTCGGCCACGTTGATGAAGAACTGCGCGGTGGCCGAGTGCGGGTCGCTGGTGCGGGCCATGGCCACGGTGTAGTTGGCGTTCTTGAGGCCATTGTTGGCTTCGTTCTGGATGGGCGCATCCGAGTTCTTTTGCTTCATGCCGGGCTCAAAGCCGCCGCCTTGCACCATGAAACCGGGGATCACACGATGAAAGATCGTGTTGTTGTAGTGGCCCTTGTTCACATAGGACAGGAAGTTCTCGACCGACTTGGGCGCCTTGTCGGCGTCGAGCTCGAGGGTGATGACGCCGTAGTTGGCGATGTGCAGTTCGACTTGGGGGTTGCTCATGGCAAGGCCTTTCAAAAAAATGGGTTACTTCACCAATGTGGCGGAGGTGATGGTGACTGGGGTGGTGGGCACGTTCTGGTGGCCGCCCTTGTTGCCGGTGGGCACGGTCTTGATCTTGTCCACCACCTCGGTGCCGCTCACCACCTTGCCGAACACGGCGTAGCCATGGCCGTCAGGCTGGGGGGCGTTGAGCATGGCGTTGTCCTTCACGTTGATGAAGAACTGCGCGGTGGCCGAATTGGGGTTGCCAGTGCGCGCCATGGCGATGGTGTAGGTGTCGTTCTTGAGACCATTGCTGGCTTCGAGCGGAATCGGGGTCTTGGTGGGCTTTTGCACCATGTCGGCCGTGAAGCCGCCGCCCTGGATCATGAAGCCGTCGATCACGCGGTGGAACACGGTGCCGTCGTAGTGCTTGTCTTTTACATAGGTCAGAAAGTTTTCGACCGTCTTGGGCGCCTTGGCGGGATCGAGCTGCACCACGATGTCACCCATCGAGGTGGCCAGTTTGACCTTGGGGGCGTCCTGCGCCTGGACTGGCGATGCTATTGAAAACATAGCTGCCAGCGCAATGCCAGCAATCGCAATAGTCGATTTTCTTTTGGAAATCATGCAGAACTCCTTGAATGAATCGGGGCCGCGAACTAGGGGGTACCGGTGCGGGAATGGGCAAAGTGGCGCCGAAGTTACCACCGGTCCGCCAGCGGTGCAGGCGGCATTGCCGCAAAACCCCTGCCGCAGGCGGTGGTCAGGGGCGTGAGGCTGCGGGCTTGGCCGCGGCACGGGCAGGCGCGGGCTGGAACAGCTCGCGCAGCTGGGTCTGCTTCATTTTGACGGCGGGGTTGTTGGCCTCCAGCTGCTGCGCCTTGGCGTAGGACTGGTAAGCCAGCCGGGCGTAGATGTCGCCCAGGTTTTCGTGGGCCGCCGCGTAGGCGGGGTTGTTGCGCACTGCCATCTCCAGCGCTGTGCGGGCCTTGTCCAGCTGGTTCTGGCTGGCGTAGATCACCGCCAGGTTGTTGTAGGGCTCGGGCAGCTCGGGGTATTCCTGGATGAGCTGGGTGAAGGTGGCGATGGCCGCGTCGGTCTGGCCGATGTCGGTTTGCGCCACGCCGCGCAGAAAGCGCAACTGCGGGTCGCGCGGGGCGGCCGTCAGGCGCTGGTCTGCCTTGCCCAGAGCTTCGGCGGCCTTGCCGGTTTTGAGCAACTGGGTGATTTCGACATAGTCGCTGGCGTGGGCCATGCCAGCGCCCAGCCATGCGGTCAGGGCCAACAGGCGCAAAAGTCGTGGGAGGGTGCTGCAGACTTGCTTCATGGCGGGTAGGGAGGAGGTGCGCGCCGTCCGGGGCCGGGCGGGGCTTATACTTCGGCGGATTGTAGCTGAGGGGGTTGTCATGACGGTGCGCTGTTGCCGCTGGTGATTTCGCTGGGCGCCCAAGGCTGGGCGCATCCCCTCGCAGGGCCCAACCCTTTCGCTGCAGGGTGAGCTGGCTTCACCCGTCCCCCCATCAAGTCTCTCGTTACAGAAATCCCATGAGTTTGCGCATCTACAACACGCTGTCGCGTGCCTTGGAAGATTTTTCCCCGCTCGAACCTGGTCATGTGCGCATGTATGTGTGCGGCATGACCATCTATGACCTGTGCCACATTGGCCACGCCCGCATGATGATGGCGTTTGACGTGGTGCAGCGCTGGCTCAAAAGCAGCGGCTACCGCGTGACCTATGTGCGCAACATCACCGACATTGATGACAAGATCATCAAGCGGGCACTGGAGCGGGGCATCACCATCCGCCAGCTCACCGACGAAATGATCGCCGCCATGCACCAGGACATCGGCCTGCTGGGCATCGAGCCACCATCGGTCGAGCCCCGCGCCACCGAATACGTGCCGCAGATGCTGTCGCTGATCGGCCAGCTCGAAGGCAAGGGCCTGGCCTATCGCTCGCCCCATGGCGACGTGAACTACTCGGTGCGCAAGTTTGCGGGCTACGGCAAGCTCTCGGGTAAATCGCTGGATGAGCTGCGCGCCGGTGAACGCGTTGCGGTGCAGGACGGCAAGGAAGATCCGCTCGACTTTGTGCTGTGGAAATCCGCCAAAGAGGGCGAGCCGCCCGAAGCCAAGTGGGACAGCCCCTTTGGCGCGGGCCGCCCGGGCTGGCACATCGAATGCTCGGCCATGAGCTGCGCCACGCTGGGCGAAACTTTTGACATCCACGGTGGCGGTGCTGACCTGCAGTTTCCGCACCATGAAAACGAAATCGCCCAGAGCGAAGGCGCCACGGGCAAGCCGCTGGCGCGCTTTTGGGTGCACAACGGTTTCGTGCGCGTGGACAACGAGAAGATGAGCAAGTCGCTTGGCAACTTCTTCACCATCCGCGATGTGCTGAAGCAATACGACGCCGAGACGGTGCGCTTTTTCATCGTGCGGGCCCATTACCGCAGCGCGCTGAACTACAGCGATGCCCACCTCGACGACGCGCGCCAGGCGCTCAAGCGGCTGTACACGGCGCTCAGCCTGGTGGCACCGGCCAAGGTGGCCATCGACTGGGCCGAGCCCCATGCCGCCCGCTTCAAGGCGGCCATGGATGAGGACTTTGGCACACCCGAGGCGATTGCCGTGCTGTTCGACCTGGCCAGCGAGGTCAACAAGACCCGCTCGCCGGAGCTGGCAGGCCTGCTCAAGGCGCTGGCCGGCTGCCTGGGGCTACTTCAGGGCGATCCGCAGGCCTTCTTGCAGGCCGGTGCGGGTTTTGACGAGGCCGCCATCCAGGCGCAGATTGCGGCCCGCGCTGCCGCCAAGGCGGGCAAGGATTTTGCAGAGGCTGACCGCATCCGCAATGCCCTGCTGGCCCAGGGCATCGTGCTCAAGGATTCGGCCGCTGGAACGACTTGGGAAGCCGCGCAGTGACAATTTGCAACATGAAATACGCCTCCAGGGCAGATGGGGCGAGCAGTGGCAGCTTCTAAAAATGTAGCGGCCGAGGTCCTCGTTTCGTCCAGCCCGGCGCTGGCTACCCCCGACTACTGGGCCGAGGCCTGCAAGCACCTGATGAAGAAGGACCGGGTGATGAAGCGCCTGATTCCCCAGTTTGGTGACGCGGCCTTGCAAACGCGCGGCGATGCGTTCACCACGCTGGCGCGCAGCATTGTCGGGCAGCAGATTTCGGTGAAGGCTGCGCAAACCGTGTGGGAGCGCTTTGCCGCACTGCCGCGCAGCATAAAGCCGGGCAATGTGCTCAAGCTCAAGATCGACGACATGCGCGCGGCGGGGCTGTCTGCCCGCAAGGTGGACTACCTGGTGGACCTGGCGCTGCACTTCGATGCGGGCAAGCTGCATGTGAAGGACTGGACGTCGATGGACGATGAGGCCATCATTGCCGAACTGGTGGCCATCCGCGGCATCGGCCGCTGGACGGCCGAGATGTTCCTGATCTTCTATCTGATGCGGCCCAATGTCTTGCCCCTGGACGATGTGGGCCTGATCAACGGCATCAGCAAGAACTATTTTTCGGGCGATCCGGTCAGCCGCAGCGATGCCCGCGAGGTGGCCGAGGCCTGGAAACCCTGGTGCAGTGTGGCGACTTGGTATATTTGGAGATCGCTCGATCCGTTGCCTGTGGCCTATTGAGGCCCGTTTCATCAGTCATGAATCGGTTGCAACACAGGCCTCGCACCAGAGGCCCTGAGGGCGCGACCCAAGGAGAAATACGTTGGCGAAAAAGACCTTTCTGGATTTCGAGCAGCCCATTGCCGAACTCGAATCCAAAATCGAAGAACTGCGCTACGTGCAGACCGAGAGCGCGGTGGATATCTCGGAAGAAATCGACCAGCTCAGCAAGAAGAGCCAGCAGCTCACCAAGGACATCTACAGCGAGCTGAGCCCCTGGCAGATCACCAAGATTGCCCGCCACCCCGAGCGCCCCTACACGCTCGACTACGTGCGCGACATCTTCACCGACTTTGTCGAGCTGCACGGTGACCGCCACTACGCGGACGACCTGTCGATCGTGGGCGGGCTGGCGCGCTTCAACGGCCACGCCTGCATGGTGCTGGGCCAGCAAAAAGGCCGCGACACCAAGGAGCGCGCCATGCGCAACTTCGGCATGAGCAAGCCCGAGGGCTACCGCAAGGCACTGCGCCTCATGAAAACGGCCGAAAAGTTCAAGCTCCCCGTGTTCACTTTTGTGGACACACCGGGTGCCTATCCGGGCATCGACGCCGAGGAGCGCGGCCAGTCAGAAGCCATTGGCCGCAACATCTTCGAGATGGCGCAGCTTGAAGTGCCCATCATCACCACGATCATTGGCGAAGGCGGCTCCGGTGGTGCGCTGGCCATCAGCGTGGGCGACCAGGTGGTGATGTTGCAGTACGCCATCTACTCGGTCATCAGCCCCGAAGGCTGCGCTTCCATCCTCTGGAAGACCAGTGACAAGGCCCAGGAAGCGGCCGACGCCCTGGGCATCACGGCGCACCGCCTCAAGGCCCTGGGCCTGGTGGACAAGATCGTCAGCGAGCCCGTCGGCGGCGCGCACCGCGATCCCAAGCAGATGGCTGCATTCCTCAAGCGCGCCCTGGGCGACGCGTTCCGCCAGGTGGCCGACCTCAAGACCAAAGACCTGCTGGATCGCCGCTACGACCGCCTCCAAAGCTATGGCCGATTCACTGACACCAAGGCCGAAAGCCGCTGAACCCGTTGTGGCGAAGGCTGCAGCCTTCTGCCTGCCCCGTGCCATGGCCCCGCAAGGGGCCTTTGCATTGGTGCGGTCGCATCGGGGCCACGGATGGATGAGGGCGCGCAATGACGCAGTCGTTTGACGCTGCCATCGCCGCCTTTTCGCCTGCATTGCCGTTGGCAGTGGGGCTGAGTGGTGGTGCCGACTCGACGGCGCTGCTGCTGGCCTGCGTACAAAAATGGCCGGGGCAGGTGCATGCCATCCATGTGCACCATGGCCTGCAAGCCGCCGCCGACGATTTTGAGCGCCATTGCCAAGCGTTGTGCGAACGCCTGCAGGTGCCACTTACCGTGCGGCGCGTCGACGGACGCCACGCCCCGGGCGAGAGCCCCGAAGATGCCGCGCGCCAGGCCAGATACAAGGCTTTTGACGATGTAGCCCAATCCAGTCAAGCGCTAGATGCTATTCATTCAATAGCGCTTGCGCAGCATGCGGATGACCAGGTCGAGACGCTGTTGCTGGCCTTGTCGCGCGGCGCCGGCGTGGCGGGCCTGGCTGCCATGCCCGCCTATTGGGAGCGGGACGGTATCCGCTGGCACCGGCCCTTGCTGCGCGTGGCGGGGGCGCAGGTGCGCGACTGGCTGCGCGCCCAAGGGCAGAACTGGGTGGAGGACCCCACCAACACCGACGAGCGCTTCACGCGCAACCGCATCCGGGCGCAACTGCTGCCGGCGCTGGAGGCCGCATTTCCGTCCTTCCGGGATACGTTTGCGCGGTCGGCCGGCCACGCTGCCCAGGCCAGCGCGTTGTTGCTGGAGCTGGCGCAGCAAGACCTGCTGCAGGTGGGCAGCCCCCCGCAACTTGCGCCCCTGCGCGCGCTGAGCCGTGCACGCCAGGCCAACCTGCTGCGCCACTGGCTGCGTATGGCGCATGCCACCACGCCCACCACCGCGCAGCTGCAGGAGTTGCTGGACCAGCTGGCCGCCTGCAGCACGCGCGGCCATCGCATTCACATCAAGGTAGGACGGGGATTCGTGGTGCGATCGGGGGCGCAGCTCGATTGGTACAATCCCAAGGTTTTGGTCTAACAACGGCACGAAAAACGGCGGCGCACCAAAACAGTGTCCAACCCGCGCTGCGGCTCCAGTTTCGTCACCCCCAATATCCCATGGCATTGATCGTTCATAAATACGGCGGCACCTCGATGGGCTCTCCCGAGCGCATTCGCAATGTTGCCAAGCGCGTGGCCAAATGGGCGCGGGCCGGCCACCAGATGGTGGTGGTTCCCAGCGCCATGAGCGGCGAAACCAACCGCCTGCTCGGTCTGGCCAAGGAGCTGGCGCCCGAGCGCGCCATGCAGTCTTACCACCGCGAGCTGGACATGCTGGCCGCCACTGGCGAGCAGGCCTCGTCAGCGTTGCTGGCGATTGCGCTGCAGTCCGAAGGCATGCAGGCGGTCAGCTACGCGGGCTGGCAGGTTCCCATCCGCACCGACAGCAGCTACACCAAGGCGCGCATCGAGTCGATTGACGACCAGCGTGTACGTGCCGACCTGAACGCCGGCAAGGTGGTCATCGTCACGGGCTTTCAGGGCATCGACAGCGAAGGCAACATCACCACGCTGGGTCGCGGTGGCTCCGACACATCTGCCGTGGCCGTGGCAGCCGCCATGAAAGCCGCCGAATGCCTGATCTACACCGATGTGGATGGCGTCTACACCACCGACCCACGCGTGGTGCCCGAGGCACGTCGCCTGCAAACGGTGAGCTTCGAGGAAATGCTGGAAATGGCCAGCCTCGGCAGCAAGGTGCTGCAGATCCGCTCGGTCGAGTTTGCGGGCAAATACAAGGTGCCCATGCGTGTGCTCTCGAGCTTCACGCCCTGGGACATCGATATCAACGAAGAAGCCAAGTCCGGCACGCTGATCACTTTTGAGGAAGACGAAAAAATGGAACAAGCCGTCGTATCCGGCATCGCTTTCAACCGCGACGAAGCCAAGATCTCGGTGCTGGGCGTGCCCGACAAGCCAGGCATCGCCTACCAGATCCTGGGCGCGGTGGCTGACGCCAACATTGAAGTCGACGTGATCATCCAGAACGTCAGCAAGGACGGCAAGACCGACTTCAGCTTCACCGTGAATCGCAACGACTATGCGCGTACGGTCGAACTGCTCAAGGAAAAAGTGCTGCCCGAACTGGGCGCGCAAGAAGTGGCAGGCGACACCAAGATCTGCAAGGTGAGCATTGTCGGTATCGGCATGCGCAGCCATGTGGGCGTGGCCAGCAAGATGTTCCGCACCTTGAGCGAAGAGGGCATCAACATTCAGATGATTTCCACTTCCGAAATCAAGACCTCGGTGGTCATCGACGAAAAATACATGGAACTGGCTGTTCGCAGCCTGCACAAGGCCTTCGAACTCGACCAGCCTGCCGCCTGAGAGAGCCTGAATTGCCTCGAAAATGAGGCATAATAGCTGGATTGGAAACGTGACCGAGTGGCCGAAGGTGCTCCCCTGCTAAGGGAGTATGGGGTGTAGAGCCTCATCGAGGGTTCGAATCC
This window harbors:
- the aroQ gene encoding type II 3-dehydroquinate dehydratase, with amino-acid sequence MKTVYVLNGPNLNLLGTREPAVYGVHTLADVEQMCIEACARHGFALRFHQSNHEGALVDWIHEAGRLQAAGELAGVVLNAGAYTHTSVALLDAIKGTGVALIELHISNVHARESFRHHSYISAAAKAVMCGFGVKGYGLAIDGLAGL
- a CDS encoding alpha/beta fold hydrolase: MNDLVISPEVQRLAAQAVRHTTPCGAGDIVWHVWGQARPGVRPLVLLHGGSGSWTHWVRNLDALLAAGHQLWVPDLPGFGDSAAPLAGGDADALVAPLREGLQLLLGNAPCDLVGFSFGGMTAGLLLAAHPELAERLVLVGAPAMGVVPNRQFELKAWRHLTDPEEQLAIHRYNLGVLMLHDKRLIDGLALQTHVANVVRDRMPRRRLAHTDILARSLPQVACPVHAIYGEHDALYKSWIHQLEAAFAAAAPDFRGMHLVPNAGHWVQFEQPEAFDAALLAALA
- the arfB gene encoding alternative ribosome rescue aminoacyl-tRNA hydrolase ArfB; the encoded protein is MTAALLQVVEAEVEFTAMRAQGAGGQNVNKVSSAVHLRFDVGASSLPEDVKERLLCLRDTRITQDGVVVIKAQQYRSQEQNRADALARLNALVQSVAQPPRTRRATKPTYGSRQRRLETKTQRGETKALRGKVRE
- a CDS encoding DODA-type extradiol aromatic ring-opening family dioxygenase, whose protein sequence is MSTSAPAASHVASPALVPTLFVSHGAPLFALEPGETGPALTRWGQGLRAQFPDLRGVVVMSPHWMSRTPQVMTGAQPATWHDFGGFPPALYQLQYPAPGEPALAQEVLSLLQAAGVPAQGDAQRPFDHGAWVALMHLFPQADLPVVQVALPVGAGPAEVYAMGAALRGLRSQGVLVLGSGSMTHNLAEFFGGAREPAPYVIEFSRWIESALARGDLKALLNYRSLAPHAERAHPTEDHFLPLFFALGAAGDDLHVNYLSREVMYSMLAMDAFALQPAA
- a CDS encoding alpha/beta hydrolase codes for the protein MLDLPLTFLQRPAAAGTPRPWLLVLMHGVGSNEQDLFGLSAQIPDRFHVLSLRAPNRMGPGSHAWFDFSVEPGGARSINEAQEAASRALVAQTVEAASAQLGIPPERVVVGGFSQGGIMALSLLLTRPDLLHAAMVWHSRLLAQVVPLQAPSDALRGKKLWLSHGTHDNVIPLANAQAIAHHMAPLPVSVSYHEFPGAHEIRPSELAATVAWLESLSTTPAPY
- a CDS encoding zinc-dependent peptidase, with amino-acid sequence MPPLLNRLWSRVRATVAPVPDISATLWLETLQRYPFLAALSLHDQAKLRALSALFLHHKQFHGAHGLVVTDAMAIDIAAQACLPLLHWGDAAAALGWYDDFVGIVVHPSEAVARRQTVDEAGVVHEHTEVLLGEAMERGPIMLSWQHVANTSHNTERGTNVVVHEFVHKLDMRSGAPNGCPPLPAGFMGTRTARAAHEAWWAAWEPAYADFRERVIMAERFGAAQPWLDAYGATAPAEFFAVACEAYFVNRTRFAQEFPALMPVLDGFFLPGLPQPD
- a CDS encoding UDP-2,3-diacylglucosamine diphosphatase, with the protein product MTTTVPRFEELAAPSHWRTVDFISDLHLQASEPATVAAWQHYLQTTPADALFILGDLFEVWVGDDAIQEPASFEAQGCAALQAAAQRLPVYFMHGNRDFLAGPAFLAHCGITGLADPTVLVFGGQRFVLSHGDLLCLDDVDYQRFRVQARSAEWQGRFLAQPLAVRRSQARGIRQESEARKQSGAIYADVDGPAAIAWLTAANAHTLIHGHTHKPATHALAPGLQRVVLSDWDATAHPPRTEVLRLTAAGLERVNWAPMYGRS
- a CDS encoding peptidylprolyl isomerase, yielding MSNPQVELHIANYGVITLELDADKAPKSVENFLSYVNKGHYNNTIFHRVIPGFMVQGGGFEPGMKQKNSDAPIQNEANNGLKNANYTVAMARTSDPHSATAQFFINVADNGFLNHTAPSAQGWGYAVFGKVVSGTDVVDKIKAVKTGRSGFHDDVPKEDVIIEKAVAL
- a CDS encoding peptidylprolyl isomerase; this translates as MISKRKSTIAIAGIALAAMFSIASPVQAQDAPKVKLATSMGDIVVQLDPAKAPKTVENFLTYVKDKHYDGTVFHRVIDGFMIQGGGFTADMVQKPTKTPIPLEASNGLKNDTYTIAMARTGNPNSATAQFFINVKDNAMLNAPQPDGHGYAVFGKVVSGTEVVDKIKTVPTGNKGGHQNVPTTPVTITSATLVK
- a CDS encoding tetratricopeptide repeat protein, translating into MKQVCSTLPRLLRLLALTAWLGAGMAHASDYVEITQLLKTGKAAEALGKADQRLTAAPRDPQLRFLRGVAQTDIGQTDAAIATFTQLIQEYPELPEPYNNLAVIYASQNQLDKARTALEMAVRNNPAYAAAHENLGDIYARLAYQSYAKAQQLEANNPAVKMKQTQLRELFQPAPARAAAKPAASRP